In Paraburkholderia terrae, a genomic segment contains:
- a CDS encoding ABC transporter permease subunit encodes MKKKNLIGALLGLVALAVFPVLSGNPYYIHLVETIMIYAILLFGLDIVVGYTGQVSLGHAGLFGVGAYTAGVLFIKLGMPFYVTVPMAIVVTAAFGAILALPALRVSGPYLAMVTLAFGTIIQILINEMDFLTSGPMGIKITKPVIAGHMLDETQYYWVVAALLVVSLVVVHRVLKSHLGRAFEALRDSPIASDCMGVSVYRHKVYAFVISAGFAGLAGCLYSYSEQYISPNTYNFELTILFLLAIIMGGRKTRTGALIGSMIIVLLPKLLDDISMFRMVATALAVIVVAGALFSIARKSVTPRKVAIPIVGTVGLAVFSYWIDALTDWRLTIFGLMILLVVYYLQDGVVGFVRKFFTHGRVRTVTVDTEKPAEITADAVLDVQVKGHETILDVRGVLMQFSGLKALNNVHLNVRRGTIHGLIGPNGSGKSTMMNVLTGIYIPTAGAIEYRGESIAGRTSAAIALSGIARTFQNVQLFGEMTALENVLVGLHHTFRSNFADIGLMTTRYRHEERAARERAFGMLRFVGLENVAAEEARNLPYGKQRLLEIARALALDPQVLLLDEPAAGLTAPDIKELVRIIRKVRDHGITVVLIEHHMDVVMSVCDTVSVLDFGQKIAEGKPSEIQENEKVIEAYLGGVTA; translated from the coding sequence GTGAAAAAGAAAAACCTCATCGGCGCGCTGCTCGGGCTGGTCGCGCTGGCGGTCTTCCCGGTGCTGTCGGGCAACCCGTACTACATCCACCTGGTCGAGACGATCATGATCTACGCGATCCTGCTCTTCGGTCTCGACATCGTGGTCGGTTACACGGGGCAAGTGTCGCTTGGACACGCGGGGCTGTTCGGCGTCGGCGCTTACACGGCGGGCGTGCTGTTCATCAAGCTCGGCATGCCGTTCTATGTGACCGTGCCGATGGCGATCGTCGTGACGGCGGCGTTCGGCGCGATTCTCGCGCTGCCCGCACTGCGCGTGTCGGGTCCGTATCTCGCGATGGTCACGCTCGCGTTCGGCACGATCATCCAGATCCTGATCAACGAAATGGATTTCCTTACCAGCGGGCCGATGGGCATCAAGATCACGAAGCCCGTGATCGCGGGCCATATGCTCGATGAGACTCAATACTATTGGGTCGTGGCCGCGCTGCTCGTCGTCTCGCTCGTGGTCGTGCATCGCGTGTTGAAGTCGCACCTGGGCCGCGCATTCGAAGCGCTGCGAGACAGCCCGATTGCATCCGACTGCATGGGCGTCTCGGTGTACCGGCACAAGGTTTACGCGTTCGTGATCAGCGCGGGCTTTGCCGGGCTCGCGGGCTGTCTGTATTCGTATTCTGAGCAGTACATCTCGCCCAACACATACAACTTCGAGCTGACCATCCTGTTCCTGCTCGCGATCATCATGGGCGGCCGCAAGACGCGCACGGGCGCGCTGATCGGCTCGATGATCATCGTGCTGCTGCCCAAGCTGCTCGACGACATCTCGATGTTCCGCATGGTCGCGACGGCGCTCGCCGTCATCGTGGTCGCAGGCGCGCTGTTCTCGATTGCGCGCAAGAGCGTGACGCCGCGCAAGGTCGCGATTCCGATTGTCGGCACGGTTGGCCTCGCGGTGTTCTCGTACTGGATCGACGCGCTGACCGACTGGCGGCTGACAATTTTCGGTTTGATGATTCTGCTGGTCGTCTACTACCTGCAGGACGGCGTGGTCGGCTTCGTGCGCAAGTTCTTCACGCATGGCCGCGTGCGCACGGTGACCGTTGACACCGAAAAGCCCGCGGAAATCACCGCTGATGCCGTGCTCGACGTGCAAGTCAAAGGCCACGAAACGATTCTCGATGTGCGTGGCGTACTGATGCAGTTCAGTGGCCTGAAGGCGCTGAACAACGTACACCTGAACGTGCGGCGCGGCACGATACATGGTCTGATCGGACCGAATGGCTCAGGCAAGAGCACGATGATGAACGTGCTGACGGGCATCTATATACCGACGGCGGGCGCGATCGAGTATCGCGGCGAATCGATTGCAGGGCGAACGTCTGCTGCGATTGCGCTGTCCGGCATCGCGCGTACGTTCCAGAACGTGCAGCTGTTCGGCGAAATGACCGCGCTCGAAAACGTGCTGGTCGGCTTGCATCATACGTTCCGCTCGAACTTCGCCGATATCGGCCTGATGACGACGCGTTATCGTCATGAAGAACGCGCGGCACGCGAGCGCGCGTTCGGCATGCTGCGCTTCGTCGGTCTGGAGAACGTCGCGGCGGAAGAGGCGCGCAATCTGCCGTACGGCAAGCAGCGTCTGCTCGAAATTGCCCGCGCGCTGGCACTCGATCCACAGGTGCTGTTGCTCGACGAACCCGCCGCGGGTCTCACCGCGCCCGACATCAAGGAACTGGTGCGCATCATTCGCAAGGTTCGCGATCACGGCATTACGGTGGTGCTGATCGAACATCACATGGACGTCGTGATGTCGGTGTGCGACACGGTATCGGTGCTCGATTTCGGGCAGAAGATCGCCGAGGGCAAACCGTCCGAGATCCAGGAAAACGAAAAAGTCATCGAGGCGTATCTGGGCGGCGTGACCGCTTGA
- a CDS encoding ABC transporter ATP-binding protein, with protein MLSIRNLHAGYGKVQVLHGISMDVPKASVVTLIGSNGAGKTTTMRAVSGMIRPSEGEIRMGEGASAKRIDSLDSHRIARLGLAHSPEGRRVFSTMTVTDNLLLGAFPRLTWARPRGDINADLERAIDLFPRLKERRNQLAGTLSGGEQQMLAMARAIMLNPDLVLLDEPSMGLAPILVDEVFRIIERLKEQGVTMLLVEQFAAAALNVADYGYVLENGRIATHGTAMQLRNDPMVKAAYLGH; from the coding sequence ATGTTATCGATCCGCAACCTGCATGCGGGCTACGGCAAGGTTCAGGTGCTGCACGGCATTTCGATGGACGTGCCGAAGGCCTCCGTCGTCACGCTGATCGGCTCGAACGGCGCGGGCAAAACCACGACGATGCGCGCCGTATCAGGCATGATCCGTCCGAGCGAGGGCGAGATCAGGATGGGCGAAGGCGCATCGGCCAAACGCATCGATTCGCTCGATTCGCACCGTATCGCGCGTCTGGGTCTCGCGCATTCGCCTGAAGGCCGGCGCGTGTTTTCGACGATGACCGTCACCGACAATCTGTTGCTAGGCGCATTCCCGCGCCTGACATGGGCGCGTCCGCGCGGCGACATCAACGCGGATCTCGAACGCGCGATCGATCTGTTTCCGCGCCTCAAGGAGCGCCGCAATCAACTGGCCGGGACGCTCTCGGGCGGCGAGCAGCAGATGCTCGCGATGGCGCGCGCGATCATGCTGAACCCGGATCTCGTGTTGCTCGACGAACCGTCGATGGGACTCGCGCCAATTCTCGTCGACGAGGTGTTTCGGATCATCGAGCGACTGAAAGAACAGGGCGTGACGATGCTGCTCGTCGAGCAGTTCGCGGCCGCCGCGTTGAATGTCGCCGATTACGGCTACGTGCTGGAAAACGGCCGCATCGCGACGCATGGAACGGCGATGCAGTTGCGTAATGATCCGATGGTCAAGGCCGCTTATCTGGGGCATTGA
- a CDS encoding TIGR00366 family protein — MIQGIARFFTQVVHRFLPDPLIFALLLTAITFALALGLTPQSPGDLVFMWGSGFWNLLAFTMQMAMILVTGHALATSGPVKRVLSALGGLAKTPAQGTMLVAFVSGVACAINWGFGLVLGAMFAREVARRVRGVDYRLLVAAAYMGFLTWHGGLSGSVPLVAATKGNPMEKVIGLIPVSQTLFTGYNLFITAALIVALPLLVRAMMPRAEDVVSVDPALLVDEPVMERKITAQSTPAERIEESRILSILVALLIAAYLVIRFTKKGFSLDIDTVNIVFLAAGILLHKTPMAYARAIGNAARGTAGIMIQFPFYAGIQATMDHSGLAGVITNWFIEIANVHTFPLLTFLSSAVINFAVPSGGGHWVVQGPFVMPAAKAIGADLGKSAMAIAYGEAWTNMAQPFWALPALAIAGLGVRDIMGYCVTALLFSGVIFVAGLYLF, encoded by the coding sequence GTGATTCAAGGTATTGCCCGCTTCTTTACGCAGGTGGTTCATCGCTTTCTGCCTGATCCTCTTATTTTCGCGCTGCTTCTAACGGCGATTACCTTTGCGCTGGCATTGGGCCTCACGCCCCAGTCACCCGGCGATCTCGTCTTCATGTGGGGCAGCGGTTTCTGGAATCTGCTCGCCTTCACGATGCAGATGGCGATGATCCTCGTAACAGGTCATGCATTGGCGACGTCGGGCCCCGTCAAGCGCGTGCTGTCGGCTCTCGGCGGCCTGGCGAAGACGCCGGCGCAAGGCACGATGCTGGTCGCATTCGTTAGCGGCGTGGCATGCGCGATCAACTGGGGCTTCGGTCTCGTGCTCGGCGCCATGTTCGCGCGAGAAGTGGCGAGGCGTGTGCGCGGCGTCGATTACCGGCTGCTGGTTGCGGCCGCGTACATGGGCTTCCTCACCTGGCATGGCGGCTTGTCCGGTTCGGTGCCGCTGGTCGCGGCGACCAAGGGCAATCCGATGGAAAAGGTGATTGGCCTGATTCCCGTGTCGCAGACGCTCTTCACGGGATACAACCTTTTCATTACCGCCGCGCTGATCGTCGCATTGCCGCTGCTGGTGCGCGCGATGATGCCGCGAGCCGAAGATGTCGTCTCGGTCGATCCCGCGCTGCTCGTCGACGAACCCGTGATGGAACGCAAGATCACGGCGCAATCCACGCCGGCCGAACGTATCGAAGAGAGCCGCATTCTGTCGATTCTGGTCGCGCTGCTGATCGCCGCCTATCTGGTGATCCGTTTCACAAAGAAAGGCTTCAGCCTCGACATCGATACCGTCAATATCGTTTTCCTTGCAGCGGGCATTCTGCTGCACAAGACGCCGATGGCGTATGCACGCGCAATTGGCAACGCGGCGCGCGGCACGGCGGGGATCATGATCCAGTTTCCGTTTTATGCGGGCATTCAGGCCACGATGGACCACTCGGGTCTTGCGGGCGTGATCACGAACTGGTTCATCGAAATTGCCAACGTCCACACGTTCCCGCTGCTGACGTTCCTGAGTTCGGCCGTCATCAACTTCGCGGTGCCGAGCGGCGGAGGCCACTGGGTCGTGCAGGGTCCGTTCGTGATGCCCGCTGCGAAGGCGATCGGCGCGGACCTCGGCAAGTCTGCGATGGCGATTGCCTATGGCGAAGCGTGGACCAACATGGCGCAGCCTTTCTGGGCGCTGCCAGCTCTCGCGATTGCAGGGCTCGGCGTGCGCGACATCATGGGCTATTGCGTGACGGCGCTGCTGTTCTCGGGCGTGATTTTCGTCGCGGGACTGTATCTTTTCTGA
- a CDS encoding histone deacetylase family protein has protein sequence MQTIYSSDHRLHQGVELKDGAVSDSFEKPIRAETVLKQVKAAGLGDVLAPNVYERSCYVGAHSERYVEFLASAWDEWAATGRTCQALPLVWPVRGLPSTAMPQFIDGKLGFFSMDAGSPINAGTWSAVSSSANSALTGIDALARGDKAVFALCRPPGHHAGREYMGGYCYLNNAAIAAQRCIAQGAKRVAVLDIDFHHGNGTQDIFYDRKDVLFVSIHGDPAVSFPYFSGFADERGMGEGEGFNLNLPLPKGTAMEQYGPALQQAGSAIANHAPDALVVSLGVDTFEGDPISHFRLRTPDYLRVGEMLAGFGLPTLFVMEGGYMVDEIGINAVNVLLGFEGRA, from the coding sequence ATGCAAACCATCTACAGTAGCGATCACCGCTTGCATCAAGGCGTCGAACTCAAGGACGGCGCCGTCTCCGATTCTTTCGAAAAGCCTATCCGCGCAGAGACCGTCCTGAAGCAGGTCAAAGCTGCGGGCCTGGGCGATGTTCTGGCGCCGAACGTCTATGAGCGATCGTGCTATGTCGGCGCGCATAGCGAACGTTATGTCGAATTTCTCGCGTCGGCATGGGACGAGTGGGCCGCAACGGGCCGCACATGCCAGGCGTTGCCACTCGTATGGCCCGTACGTGGTTTGCCCTCCACGGCGATGCCGCAATTCATCGACGGCAAGCTCGGCTTCTTTTCGATGGATGCCGGTTCGCCCATCAACGCGGGAACATGGAGCGCGGTATCGTCGAGCGCGAACTCGGCGTTGACAGGAATTGATGCGCTCGCACGCGGCGACAAGGCGGTCTTTGCGTTGTGCCGTCCGCCGGGTCATCACGCAGGCCGTGAGTACATGGGCGGCTATTGCTATCTGAACAATGCCGCAATCGCCGCGCAACGTTGCATCGCGCAAGGCGCGAAGCGCGTCGCCGTGCTCGATATCGATTTCCATCACGGCAATGGCACGCAAGATATCTTCTACGACCGCAAGGACGTGTTGTTCGTGTCGATACACGGCGATCCCGCCGTATCGTTTCCGTACTTCTCGGGCTTTGCCGACGAGCGCGGCATGGGCGAAGGCGAGGGCTTCAACCTGAATCTGCCGCTGCCGAAGGGAACGGCAATGGAACAGTACGGGCCTGCGTTACAGCAAGCGGGTTCGGCAATCGCGAATCATGCGCCCGACGCGCTCGTTGTTTCGCTCGGTGTCGATACGTTCGAGGGCGATCCCATCAGCCATTTCCGTTTGCGCACGCCGGACTACTTGCGCGTCGGTGAAATGCTTGCGGGCTTTGGTTTGCCGACGCTCTTCGTGATGGAAGGCGGGTACATGGTCGACGAGATCGGCATCAATGCCGTCAATGTACTGTTGGGTTTTGAAGGCCGGGCATAA
- a CDS encoding CDP-alcohol phosphatidyltransferase family protein — protein MKRFSMIREFHLADWFTLGNAVCGTGALFSMMSYIGSANVMHVYFASALVFAALVFDVLDGRIARWRQKASLLGKELDSLADVISFGVAPAIIGYGCGMRGLYDRVLLAYFVACGVSRLARYNVTAETMSGGTGKVTHFEGTPIPTSFAIVLLLAIAAWQGALGPQLWFGEWRIAGHVLHPLTLVYGISGSLMISRIRIPKP, from the coding sequence ATGAAGCGTTTTTCGATGATTCGCGAGTTTCATCTCGCCGACTGGTTTACGCTCGGCAATGCCGTGTGCGGCACGGGCGCACTGTTTTCGATGATGAGCTACATCGGCAGCGCGAACGTCATGCACGTGTACTTCGCCAGCGCGCTCGTATTTGCGGCGCTGGTGTTCGACGTGCTGGATGGACGCATCGCGCGCTGGCGGCAGAAGGCTTCGCTGCTGGGGAAGGAACTGGATTCGCTAGCCGACGTGATCTCGTTCGGCGTGGCGCCCGCCATCATCGGCTATGGATGTGGCATGCGCGGCCTGTATGACCGCGTTCTGCTTGCGTATTTCGTGGCGTGCGGCGTGTCGCGGCTCGCTCGCTACAACGTGACGGCTGAGACGATGTCGGGCGGGACGGGGAAAGTGACACACTTCGAGGGCACGCCTATTCCGACATCGTTCGCAATCGTGCTGCTGCTTGCCATCGCCGCGTGGCAGGGGGCTCTCGGTCCGCAATTATGGTTCGGCGAGTGGCGGATTGCAGGTCATGTGCTGCATCCGTTGACGCTGGTCTATGGCATTTCCGGATCGCTAATGATCAGCCGCATCCGTATTCCAAAGCCCTGA
- a CDS encoding efflux RND transporter permease subunit, protein MWIVNLALKRPYTFIVMAILIVLATPFVLFTTPVDVLPEINIPVVSIIWNYTGLSAEDMANRITSVNERSLTTTVNDIEHIESQSLAGISIIKLFLQPNANIQTAIAQTVAVEQAQLKQMPPGATPPLVISYSASSIPVIQLGLSSPRLSEQDLNDTALNFLRPQLVTIPGAAVPYPYGGKSRLISVDLDTRALLAKGLTPLDVVNAVNAQNLILPTGTAKIGPKEYTVNMNGSPTTVAGLNDIPVRTVNGATTYLREVAHVRDGFSPQTNVVRENGRRGVLISILKTGSASTLSIVNTLRGLLPSAEAALPPDLKVTPLFDQSVFVKAAIQGVVREALIAAALTAAMILLFLGNWRSTCIIAISIPLSILTSLIALHALGQTINIMTLGGLALAVGILVDDATVTIENIERHLHMGTNLHDAILDGAGEIAIPALVSTLCICIVFVPMFFLTGVARYLFVPLAEAVVFAMLASYVLSRTLVPTLAMLLMGHAHKRDENARPNLFMRMYHRFDRGFETMRAAYIMVLSSLLVRRRMFGTLFLGFCVVSLGLVFVLGEDFFPRVDAGEIRLHMRAPTGTRIEETARLADQVEKVVREVIPPDELGTVLDNLGLPYSGINLSYSNAGTIGTLDGDILLALNEDHKPSLGYVDRLRAILPQRFPGTEFFFQPADIVTQILNFGLPAAVDVQIVGANQEGNLDIARKLLKQIRAVPGAVDAHIQQKLDEPVINLQMDRTRLQQLNLNANNVAQNVLISLSGSTQTSPGFWFNPRNGVEYNLAVQTPQYQISSVDQLLRTPVSASLTGPTQLLGNLVQVSPQTQFAMVTHYNIRPVIDVFVSVEGSDLGSVDRQIEKIVDQARATLPRGSQIAIRGQVQTMRTSYFGLGIGVAMAIVLVYLLIVVNFQSWIDPLIIVSALPAALAGIVWMLFLTGTHLSVPALTGAIMTMGVATANSILMVSFARQRLTAGAPPLTAALEAGASRIRPVLMTAFAMIIGMIPMALGLGEGAEQNAPLGRAVIGGLLFATVSTLFFVPLLFAGIHSRLAHRKAIREHGEQQHGDAHG, encoded by the coding sequence ATGTGGATCGTCAATCTCGCATTGAAGCGGCCGTACACGTTCATCGTGATGGCCATATTGATCGTGCTGGCGACGCCATTCGTGCTGTTCACGACGCCCGTCGACGTGCTGCCGGAAATCAACATTCCCGTCGTCAGCATCATCTGGAATTACACGGGTCTGTCCGCCGAGGACATGGCGAACCGCATCACGTCCGTCAACGAGCGCAGCCTCACGACGACCGTCAACGACATCGAGCACATCGAATCGCAATCGCTCGCGGGCATCTCGATCATCAAGCTGTTCCTGCAACCGAACGCGAACATTCAAACAGCCATCGCGCAGACCGTTGCCGTTGAGCAGGCGCAATTGAAACAAATGCCGCCCGGCGCGACGCCGCCGCTCGTCATCAGCTATTCGGCATCCAGCATTCCCGTGATTCAACTGGGGTTGTCGAGCCCGCGTCTGTCCGAGCAGGATCTGAACGACACGGCGCTCAACTTCCTGCGTCCGCAACTCGTGACGATTCCCGGCGCAGCCGTGCCGTATCCGTATGGCGGCAAGAGCCGCCTGATTTCCGTCGATCTCGACACGCGCGCACTGCTCGCCAAGGGACTGACGCCGCTCGACGTTGTCAACGCCGTCAACGCGCAAAACCTGATTCTGCCGACAGGCACCGCGAAGATCGGACCGAAGGAATACACCGTCAACATGAACGGCTCGCCAACGACTGTCGCGGGTCTGAACGACATTCCCGTGCGCACGGTCAACGGCGCGACCACCTATCTGCGCGAAGTGGCGCACGTGCGCGACGGCTTTTCTCCGCAGACGAATGTGGTGCGCGAAAACGGCCGGCGCGGCGTGCTGATTTCGATTCTGAAGACGGGCAGCGCGTCGACGCTCTCGATTGTCAACACGCTGCGCGGGCTCTTGCCGAGCGCAGAGGCCGCGCTGCCGCCCGATCTCAAGGTCACGCCGCTATTCGATCAATCGGTGTTCGTGAAGGCCGCCATTCAAGGCGTGGTGCGCGAAGCCTTGATCGCCGCCGCGCTGACGGCCGCGATGATCCTGCTGTTTCTCGGCAACTGGCGCAGTACCTGCATCATTGCCATTTCGATTCCGCTGTCCATTCTGACGTCGCTGATCGCGCTGCATGCACTCGGCCAGACTATCAACATCATGACGCTAGGCGGCCTCGCGCTCGCGGTGGGGATACTGGTCGACGATGCGACGGTCACGATCGAGAACATCGAGCGGCATTTGCACATGGGCACCAATCTGCACGACGCGATTCTCGACGGCGCGGGCGAGATTGCTATTCCCGCGCTCGTGTCGACGCTGTGCATCTGTATCGTGTTCGTGCCGATGTTCTTTCTGACGGGTGTCGCGCGCTATCTGTTCGTGCCGCTCGCGGAAGCCGTGGTGTTCGCGATGCTCGCGTCGTACGTGCTGTCGAGAACCCTTGTGCCGACGCTCGCGATGCTGCTGATGGGGCACGCGCACAAGCGCGACGAGAATGCACGGCCGAATCTGTTCATGCGGATGTATCACCGTTTCGACCGCGGCTTCGAGACGATGCGGGCCGCGTACATCATGGTTCTCAGCAGCCTGCTGGTGCGGCGTCGGATGTTCGGCACGTTGTTTCTTGGCTTCTGTGTGGTGTCCTTGGGCCTGGTATTCGTGTTGGGCGAAGACTTCTTCCCACGCGTCGACGCCGGCGAGATACGCCTGCATATGCGCGCGCCGACAGGCACGCGGATCGAAGAAACGGCCCGGCTCGCCGATCAGGTCGAGAAGGTGGTGCGCGAGGTGATTCCGCCCGACGAACTCGGGACTGTGCTCGACAACCTCGGTTTGCCCTATAGCGGCATCAATCTCTCATACAGCAACGCCGGAACGATTGGCACGCTCGACGGCGACATCCTGCTTGCGCTCAATGAAGATCACAAGCCGAGCCTCGGCTATGTCGACCGGTTGCGCGCGATATTGCCGCAGCGTTTTCCGGGCACCGAGTTCTTCTTTCAACCAGCCGATATCGTCACGCAGATCCTCAACTTCGGCTTGCCCGCCGCTGTCGACGTGCAGATCGTCGGCGCGAATCAGGAAGGCAATCTGGACATTGCGCGCAAACTGCTCAAGCAGATCCGCGCCGTTCCAGGCGCCGTCGATGCGCACATCCAGCAGAAGCTCGACGAGCCTGTCATCAATCTGCAAATGGACCGCACGCGTTTGCAGCAGCTGAATCTCAACGCAAACAATGTCGCGCAGAACGTGTTGATCTCGCTGTCGGGCAGTACGCAGACGTCGCCGGGATTCTGGTTCAACCCGCGCAACGGCGTCGAATACAACCTCGCCGTGCAGACGCCGCAATATCAGATCTCGTCAGTGGATCAACTGTTGCGCACGCCCGTATCGGCATCGTTGACCGGGCCGACGCAACTACTCGGCAACCTCGTGCAGGTCTCGCCGCAGACCCAGTTCGCGATGGTCACGCATTACAACATCCGCCCCGTGATCGATGTGTTCGTGAGCGTCGAGGGGAGCGATCTCGGCAGCGTCGACAGGCAGATCGAAAAGATCGTCGATCAGGCGCGCGCGACGCTGCCGCGCGGCAGCCAGATCGCGATACGCGGCCAGGTCCAGACCATGCGCACGTCGTACTTCGGCCTTGGCATCGGCGTGGCGATGGCGATCGTGCTCGTCTATCTGCTGATCGTCGTGAACTTCCAGTCGTGGATCGATCCGCTGATCATCGTCAGCGCGTTGCCGGCCGCGCTGGCGGGCATCGTGTGGATGCTGTTCCTGACGGGCACGCATCTGAGCGTCCCCGCGCTGACGGGCGCAATCATGACGATGGGCGTCGCGACCGCGAACAGTATTCTGATGGTGTCGTTCGCGCGCCAACGCCTCACGGCGGGCGCGCCGCCGCTCACGGCCGCGCTCGAAGCGGGTGCGAGCCGGATCAGGCCCGTGCTGATGACGGCGTTCGCGATGATCATCGGCATGATTCCGATGGCGCTCGGACTCGGCGAAGGCGCCGAGCAGAATGCGCCGCTCGGGCGTGCGGTGATCGGCGGCCTGCTGTTCGCGACGGTATCGACGCTTTTCTTCGTGCCCTTGCTGTTCGCGGGCATTCACAGCCGGCTCGCGCATCGCAAGGCAATACGCGAGCACGGCGAGCAACAGCACGGTGACGCTCATGGATGA
- a CDS encoding efflux RND transporter periplasmic adaptor subunit has translation MTEKTHSSLAIPARETQDGHTLPPRHREWRRAKIAVVIVLILLAIGALRTVVANIIQSRSVAQTTQQNAKQYVDVVTPKQTDGSAGVTVLPGTLRGYVESPIFARATGYLLHWYADIGARVQEGQLLAELDTPEIDQELAQAVAQRDQMQSSLGLAKSSYERWQQLRQRDAVSQQELDERQSTYSQDVANLAAAEANVKRLRQLESFKRIVAPFAGVVTQRNVDVGDLIDAGSGTSRALFALAQSDPLRVFVQLPQAYAQNIKVGEDVVVTQAELPGQQFHGRITHISGAIDVPTRSLQVEVTLRNPDGKLRPGAYVQVALPSGARAQLSVPGNALLFRAEGPRVAVVDNDGVVHLHKVTIAQDLGQTLEIESGVEPNDRVIINPSDSIEDGDHVVVTRPQSQPQAKNKAAS, from the coding sequence ATGACTGAAAAAACGCATTCTTCGCTAGCGATACCCGCACGGGAGACCCAGGACGGGCACACGCTGCCGCCGCGCCATCGCGAATGGCGCCGCGCGAAGATCGCGGTCGTGATCGTGCTGATTCTGCTGGCGATCGGCGCGTTGCGGACTGTCGTGGCGAACATCATCCAAAGCCGTTCCGTCGCGCAAACCACGCAGCAAAACGCGAAGCAATACGTCGATGTGGTGACGCCGAAGCAGACGGATGGCAGCGCGGGCGTCACGGTCCTGCCGGGAACCTTGCGCGGCTACGTCGAGTCGCCCATCTTCGCGCGCGCAACGGGTTATCTGCTGCACTGGTATGCCGATATCGGCGCACGCGTACAGGAAGGGCAGTTGCTCGCCGAACTCGATACGCCTGAGATCGATCAGGAACTTGCACAAGCCGTTGCGCAGCGCGACCAGATGCAGTCGAGCCTCGGCCTCGCAAAGAGCTCGTACGAGCGCTGGCAGCAATTGCGTCAGCGCGACGCCGTCTCGCAACAGGAACTCGACGAACGGCAAAGCACCTACTCGCAGGATGTCGCCAATCTCGCCGCCGCCGAAGCGAACGTGAAGCGCTTGCGCCAGCTCGAAAGCTTCAAGCGCATCGTCGCGCCGTTCGCGGGCGTGGTCACGCAACGCAATGTCGATGTCGGCGATCTGATCGACGCGGGCAGCGGCACGAGCCGCGCGCTGTTCGCGCTCGCGCAGTCGGACCCGCTGCGCGTCTTTGTGCAATTGCCGCAGGCCTACGCGCAGAACATCAAGGTCGGCGAGGATGTTGTCGTCACGCAGGCGGAGCTGCCGGGCCAGCAGTTCCATGGACGCATCACGCACATTTCCGGCGCGATCGACGTGCCCACACGTTCATTGCAGGTCGAAGTGACACTGCGCAATCCCGACGGCAAGCTGAGGCCGGGCGCCTACGTGCAGGTCGCGCTGCCTTCGGGCGCACGCGCGCAGTTGTCGGTGCCGGGCAACGCGTTGCTGTTCCGCGCGGAAGGGCCGCGCGTTGCCGTAGTCGACAACGATGGCGTCGTGCATCTGCACAAGGTAACGATTGCGCAGGATCTCGGGCAAACGCTCGAAATCGAAAGCGGCGTCGAGCCGAACGACCGCGTGATCATCAACCCGAGCGATTCGATCGAGGACGGCGATCATGTCGTAGTGACGCGTCCGCAATCGCAGCCGCAGGCGAAGAACAAGGCGGCGTCGTGA